A portion of the Burkholderia sp. GAS332 genome contains these proteins:
- a CDS encoding Cytochrome c, mono-and diheme variants — protein sequence MDRAPLILSVMLMAWLLGAVTVSAQDVAQDAPRTFTISPGYRFTEKSGEALYNATCAGCHMPDGKGAQGAGHYPALADDPAVEAAPYVIVNVLHGRKAMPSFGDAMNDDQVAAVVNYTRTHFGNRFAGDVTPSQVRSLR from the coding sequence ATGGATAGGGCGCCGCTGATCCTTAGCGTGATGCTGATGGCCTGGCTGTTGGGCGCCGTCACGGTGTCGGCTCAGGACGTGGCACAGGACGCACCACGCACCTTCACGATTTCACCGGGCTATCGCTTCACCGAAAAAAGCGGTGAAGCGCTGTACAACGCGACCTGCGCGGGATGCCATATGCCGGATGGAAAGGGCGCACAGGGCGCGGGTCACTACCCGGCGCTCGCTGACGACCCGGCGGTCGAAGCCGCACCCTACGTCATCGTCAACGTACTGCACGGCCGAAAGGCGATGCCATCCTTTGGCGACGCGATGAATGACGATCAGGTCGCGGCTGTCGTCAACTACACGAGAACCCATTTCGGCAATCGATTTGCCGGAGATGTCACGCCGAGCCAGGTTAGAAGTCTGCGCTGA
- a CDS encoding ribonuclease T1 — MKRAWAFSCIVALSAILGGCGKDGSRNATQESGASSSQAQLAPAASGTPAASGALATVTKAQLPGETADTLRLIKAGGPFPFGEDGVLFRNSAGLLPQHPRGYYHAYTVRTPGSADRGLRRIVCGGPRRQTGDCYYTDDYYASFKRIAE; from the coding sequence GTGAAGCGAGCGTGGGCTTTCTCCTGCATCGTCGCCTTGAGCGCGATCCTCGGCGGATGCGGTAAGGACGGATCGCGAAATGCGACTCAGGAATCGGGTGCATCCTCGAGTCAGGCGCAGCTTGCGCCGGCCGCGAGCGGCACACCCGCCGCATCGGGCGCGCTGGCCACCGTCACTAAGGCGCAGTTGCCGGGGGAAACAGCCGACACACTGCGTCTGATCAAAGCGGGCGGCCCTTTCCCTTTTGGCGAGGACGGTGTCTTATTCCGCAATAGCGCGGGTTTGCTGCCGCAGCATCCGCGCGGCTATTACCACGCATACACCGTTCGCACGCCTGGCTCGGCGGATCGCGGGCTGCGCCGCATCGTATGTGGTGGACCGCGCAGGCAAACCGGCGACTGCTATTACACTGACGATTACTACGCCAGCTTCAAACGCATTGCAGAATAA